A single region of the Streptomyces vilmorinianum genome encodes:
- a CDS encoding phage portal protein, with protein MERTELEWLKHLIQCHDREKPALALLDSYYEGEQPLSYLAPELQAEMDERIRQVVVNWPQLVVDSIEERLDVEGFRFPEEAESDGELWRIWQANRLDAQSHQGHLDAFIVRRSYVIVGSREDDPATPLITVESAMDMYAEHDPRTGALVAAVKRWCEEPEGQTPIDYATLYLPNSTSWWKKEPATGAWAEDPDHERDDHELGELPVVLLANRARLKKQGGVSELKSVIPLSDAACKIATDMMVSAEYHATPRRVAFGFGEEDFQDQNGRPVSAFSRIIGRVWATERRRGSGEDGGADVIQFPEAQLKNFHDTINQLARLVASLAGLPPHFLGYSTENPASADAIRSSESRLVKRAERRQREWGEAWEQVMRLALRIRDGVWDPRAMSLETIWRDASTPTIAQKADAAVKLHVAKIVPLRQTREDMGYTQAQIKRMEEQDEAAATSAMERILAGDLAALEAGPKPAPDDEPDDAPAPASAA; from the coding sequence GTGGAGCGCACCGAGCTCGAGTGGCTGAAGCACCTGATCCAGTGCCACGACCGGGAGAAGCCGGCCCTGGCGCTGTTGGACTCGTACTACGAGGGTGAGCAGCCGCTGTCGTACCTGGCGCCCGAGCTCCAGGCCGAGATGGACGAGCGGATCCGCCAGGTCGTCGTGAACTGGCCCCAGCTCGTCGTCGATTCGATCGAGGAGCGCCTGGACGTCGAAGGCTTCCGGTTCCCGGAGGAGGCAGAGTCTGACGGCGAGCTGTGGCGGATCTGGCAGGCGAACCGCCTGGACGCGCAGTCGCACCAGGGCCACCTGGACGCCTTCATCGTCCGCCGCTCGTACGTCATCGTCGGATCCCGCGAGGACGACCCCGCAACGCCGCTCATCACCGTGGAGTCGGCGATGGACATGTACGCGGAGCACGACCCGCGCACGGGTGCGCTCGTGGCCGCAGTGAAGCGTTGGTGCGAGGAGCCCGAAGGCCAGACGCCGATCGACTACGCCACCCTGTACCTGCCGAACTCCACCTCCTGGTGGAAGAAGGAGCCCGCCACCGGCGCCTGGGCCGAGGACCCGGACCACGAGCGCGACGACCATGAGCTCGGCGAACTGCCCGTCGTACTCCTCGCGAACAGGGCCCGGCTGAAGAAGCAGGGCGGTGTCTCGGAGCTGAAGTCCGTCATCCCGCTGTCGGATGCGGCCTGCAAGATCGCCACGGACATGATGGTGTCCGCCGAGTACCACGCCACCCCGCGCCGGGTGGCGTTCGGGTTCGGCGAGGAAGACTTCCAGGACCAGAACGGTCGTCCGGTGTCCGCGTTCTCCCGGATCATTGGCCGCGTCTGGGCCACTGAACGGCGCCGAGGATCTGGCGAGGACGGCGGCGCGGACGTCATCCAGTTCCCCGAGGCGCAGCTCAAGAACTTCCACGACACCATCAATCAGCTTGCCCGCCTGGTCGCGTCTCTGGCTGGCCTCCCGCCGCATTTCCTCGGCTACTCCACAGAGAACCCGGCGTCCGCCGATGCCATCCGCTCGAGCGAATCGCGGCTCGTGAAGCGCGCGGAGCGCCGCCAGCGCGAGTGGGGCGAGGCGTGGGAGCAGGTGATGCGCCTTGCGCTGCGCATCCGCGACGGTGTGTGGGACCCCCGTGCCATGTCGCTGGAGACGATCTGGCGAGACGCGTCCACGCCGACGATCGCGCAGAAGGCTGACGCGGCGGTGAAGCTGCACGTGGCGAAGATTGTGCCGCTCCGGCAGACCCGTGAGGACATGGGCTATACCCAGGCGCAGATCAAGCGCATGGAGGAGCAGGACGAGGCCGCGGCCACCAGCGCCATGGAACGGATCCTCGCCGGGGACCTGGCCGCGCTCGAGGCCGGGCCGAAGCCGGCACCTGACGACGAGCCTGACGACGCCCCGGCGCCTGCGAGCGCTGCGTGA
- a CDS encoding ribosomal-processing cysteine protease Prp, with amino-acid sequence MIRIHARLAAGLTRLEVEGHEGHLEDGRVCAAVSAITQTALLGLQAVAEQHPDLVSIDITEE; translated from the coding sequence TTGATCCGCATCCACGCACGCCTCGCCGCCGGCCTGACCCGGCTCGAGGTGGAGGGCCACGAGGGACACCTCGAGGACGGGCGGGTCTGCGCTGCGGTCAGCGCAATCACACAAACCGCACTGCTCGGGCTCCAGGCCGTCGCCGAGCAGCACCCGGACCTCGTGTCCATCGACATCACTGAGGAGTAA
- a CDS encoding P22 phage major capsid protein family protein: protein MSLTTLRRGRAWSFDLARHDIRSQLPAAIREIMQNGLLHRTFEEALIPEFLFPMIASPRPWSQNIGDTGTFTRSGLLTPTTTPLSGSDPSPQTYSIEQYSVTMDQYGITLDTNMLQSRMTLASKYLEDVQKLAISAGQSLNRIARDKMYAAYAGGRTWATTAGASDTSIIVQSVKGFEYVLVNGKPTPVSGANPLPIKIEGVANTVTGVNAGTSTLTLGTARADVVGDAVVADNAPVSIRPSGTLDSAFDLGTSNVVTFKMFRAAVARLRKMNVPTFGGYYTAHIDPDTETQLFDDADFKQALQGRVDSPIYRDLSIGRFGGIDWVRDNETPTVAGGTGGAVTVHRPIVFGAESLLSAPFEGMGDLLRETDVSDVPSIQMVGPANGVQVAMITRPPMDRLQQILSSTWSWVGDFGVPSDSTTGDASLFKRAVVLEHA from the coding sequence ATGTCTCTCACGACTCTCCGTCGGGGCCGGGCCTGGTCCTTCGACCTGGCCCGTCACGACATCCGCTCGCAGCTCCCGGCAGCAATCCGGGAGATCATGCAGAACGGCCTGCTGCACCGCACCTTCGAAGAGGCGCTCATCCCCGAGTTCCTCTTCCCGATGATCGCCAGCCCGCGACCGTGGTCGCAGAACATCGGCGACACCGGCACATTCACCCGCTCCGGCCTGCTCACGCCGACCACCACGCCGCTCTCGGGCTCGGACCCGTCGCCGCAGACGTACAGCATCGAGCAGTACTCGGTCACGATGGACCAGTACGGCATCACCCTCGACACCAACATGCTCCAGTCGCGGATGACGCTCGCATCGAAGTACCTGGAGGACGTTCAGAAGCTCGCGATCTCGGCCGGCCAGTCCCTCAACCGGATCGCCCGCGACAAGATGTACGCCGCCTACGCGGGCGGCCGCACCTGGGCCACCACGGCGGGCGCCTCAGACACGAGCATCATCGTCCAGTCCGTGAAGGGCTTCGAGTACGTCCTCGTCAACGGGAAGCCCACCCCCGTGTCGGGCGCCAACCCGCTCCCCATCAAGATCGAAGGCGTGGCCAACACGGTCACGGGCGTCAACGCCGGCACCAGCACCCTCACGCTGGGCACCGCCCGCGCCGACGTCGTCGGAGACGCGGTCGTCGCGGACAACGCGCCCGTGTCGATCCGCCCGTCGGGCACCCTCGACTCCGCCTTCGACCTGGGCACCTCGAACGTCGTGACGTTCAAGATGTTCCGGGCCGCGGTCGCGCGCCTGCGGAAGATGAACGTACCGACCTTCGGCGGCTACTACACCGCCCACATCGACCCGGACACTGAGACGCAGCTCTTCGACGACGCCGACTTCAAGCAGGCCCTCCAGGGGCGCGTCGACTCGCCGATCTACCGCGACCTGTCCATCGGCCGGTTCGGCGGCATCGACTGGGTCCGCGACAACGAGACCCCGACCGTTGCCGGCGGCACAGGCGGAGCCGTCACGGTGCACCGGCCGATCGTGTTCGGTGCCGAGTCGCTCCTGTCGGCGCCCTTCGAGGGCATGGGTGACCTCCTGCGGGAGACGGACGTGTCCGACGTGCCGTCGATCCAGATGGTCGGCCCGGCGAACGGCGTCCAGGTCGCCATGATCACGCGGCCGCCGATGGACCGACTCCAGCAGATCCTGTCGTCCACCTGGTCGTGGGTTGGCGACTTCGGTGTCCCGTCTGACTCGACCACCGGCGACGCGTCCCTGTTCAAGCGTGCCGTGGTCCTCGAGCACGCGTGA
- a CDS encoding DUF6093 family protein yields the protein MSDLEAALEAGRAESEGLMRSTIRLYRPGADIFDRETGLTVPGPPTVVFYDGKARVKPAQLADSEVQASEQQVTLRQYRVSIPFSTPLPASGERPRPGDIVDVTDSPDPRIAAGLRLWVKGVEYGDTATAWRLITEDRS from the coding sequence ATGAGCGACCTAGAGGCAGCCCTCGAAGCCGGTCGAGCCGAGTCCGAGGGCCTGATGCGCTCGACGATCCGGCTCTACCGGCCGGGGGCAGACATCTTCGACCGGGAGACTGGACTGACAGTGCCCGGGCCGCCGACCGTCGTCTTCTACGACGGGAAGGCGCGGGTGAAGCCTGCGCAGCTCGCTGATAGCGAGGTCCAGGCCAGCGAGCAGCAGGTCACGCTGCGGCAGTACCGCGTCTCGATCCCCTTCTCGACGCCGCTCCCCGCATCGGGCGAGCGGCCCAGGCCCGGCGACATCGTCGACGTCACCGACTCGCCAGACCCCCGGATCGCCGCCGGGCTGCGCCTGTGGGTCAAGGGCGTGGAGTACGGCGACACCGCCACCGCATGGCGGCTCATCACAGAGGACCGTTCATGA
- a CDS encoding phage tail tape measure protein — protein sequence MAIRTVSVLLTADIAAFRARMGEASRTTRLTAASIRASMRDAGRTMTRIGENQRRTLQAVQGGSLALVAAFGFAVAAAAKFEKAMSNVEAVTQASAGEMTTLRAAALEAGRTTAFSAVQAADAMHELAKAGVSTADIAGGALKGALNLAAAAEVDVAEGAEIAANAMTVFGLKGKDVTHIADLLAASANKSTTDVHAMGLSLRMAGQVASQTGLSIEDTVGALTLFAAEGLKGSDAGTSFKVMLQRLTPNSKEAQATLDQLGLSAYDAQGNFVGLQEFAGRMKDAFSRLTPEARNAAMGVIFGSDAVRAANILYKHGTEGLKTYTDAVNDSGYAAAVAQTRMDNLIGDLRLLRSALETALIQTGTAANAALRDMVQWVTRLVNVYNELPPGLQEAAGLLTGLVGVIGLVGASMLLFLPRVMTVRRELIALGITAQTVRAQLLTLGKLGLTLGVLVALGWGINRVSRQFREAPPNVTKMTNALVDFAQRGKVAGELTRNFGQDLDGFGEAVARIAHPGLLDRIEDFFGTFDPGTEHGGPGLDKAVEKLKAVDEALASLVQSGNPKLASENFKALAAEAEKSGTSTEKLRTLLPQYAEALTTADTQTKLAANSQGALGDQAAITADEMADQRSEAEKLSDALKALNGVAISAAENEIAFRDSLAQLSAAVKENGHSLDVTSEKGRAVKGAFLDAAKAAMTHAEAVAEQQGSVEAGNAVLGANISALRKTMDQAGFTEKQIDELTAAYTQLPMSASTTVTAPGAVKAAREVDNLYMEVAGLQPGKTIVIKAPTGEAIKALQAAGYNVKQIPNSKNVKVTAPTASAVANAQALKRELDALKSKTIKVQTVFITKYGTVGTPKGSGGRENAAGGLIHRYAGGGPVQGFPYGGPVFGPGSSTSDSIPSWLSNNEYVIRAAAVRHWGVGLFDSLNAMRMPAGALLSGRLFPAPQHGQTPGGSSGQSVTYNVYPRKSVIDAADLRLMQRQEEARSRVGRPR from the coding sequence GTGGCAATCCGCACCGTCTCCGTGCTGCTTACCGCCGACATCGCCGCCTTCCGGGCCCGGATGGGGGAGGCATCTCGGACCACCAGGCTTACAGCAGCAAGCATCCGGGCCTCCATGAGGGACGCCGGCCGGACGATGACCCGCATCGGTGAGAACCAGCGCCGAACCCTTCAGGCTGTTCAGGGCGGCAGCCTCGCCCTGGTCGCTGCATTCGGGTTCGCTGTCGCGGCGGCGGCCAAGTTCGAGAAGGCCATGTCGAACGTCGAGGCCGTCACGCAGGCGTCGGCCGGAGAGATGACAACCCTGCGGGCCGCGGCCCTGGAAGCGGGCCGCACCACAGCCTTCAGCGCCGTTCAGGCGGCCGACGCGATGCACGAGCTCGCCAAGGCCGGTGTCAGCACCGCCGACATCGCGGGAGGCGCCCTGAAGGGCGCCCTGAACCTCGCCGCAGCAGCCGAGGTCGACGTCGCAGAGGGTGCCGAGATCGCCGCGAACGCGATGACCGTTTTCGGACTGAAGGGCAAGGACGTCACCCATATCGCTGACCTGCTCGCTGCCTCGGCGAACAAGTCGACGACGGACGTACACGCCATGGGCCTGTCTCTGCGCATGGCTGGTCAGGTCGCTTCACAGACCGGCCTGTCCATCGAGGACACCGTCGGGGCGCTCACCCTGTTCGCGGCAGAGGGTCTGAAGGGTTCCGACGCCGGCACCAGCTTCAAAGTCATGTTGCAAAGGTTGACGCCCAACAGCAAAGAAGCCCAGGCCACCTTGGACCAGCTAGGCCTGTCCGCCTACGACGCCCAGGGAAACTTCGTCGGCCTCCAAGAGTTCGCCGGCCGAATGAAGGACGCGTTCTCGCGCCTCACGCCGGAGGCTCGGAACGCCGCGATGGGCGTGATCTTCGGCAGCGATGCCGTGCGCGCGGCGAACATCCTGTACAAGCACGGCACGGAAGGCCTCAAGACCTACACCGACGCTGTCAACGACTCCGGCTACGCGGCCGCGGTTGCACAGACCCGCATGGACAACCTCATCGGTGACCTCAGGTTGCTTCGCAGTGCCCTCGAGACTGCGCTGATCCAGACGGGTACCGCCGCCAACGCCGCGCTCCGCGACATGGTCCAGTGGGTCACCCGGCTCGTGAACGTCTACAACGAGCTGCCCCCTGGCCTCCAGGAGGCGGCGGGGCTGCTGACGGGCCTGGTCGGAGTCATCGGTCTCGTTGGCGCGTCGATGCTTCTCTTCCTGCCCCGGGTCATGACGGTCCGGCGTGAACTGATCGCGCTGGGTATCACGGCTCAGACCGTGCGCGCCCAGCTCCTCACCCTCGGGAAGCTGGGCCTCACCCTCGGCGTGCTCGTCGCACTCGGCTGGGGCATCAACAGGGTGTCCCGGCAGTTCCGTGAAGCCCCGCCGAACGTCACCAAGATGACGAACGCCCTCGTCGACTTCGCCCAGAGGGGCAAGGTCGCCGGCGAACTCACCCGCAACTTCGGCCAGGACCTCGACGGCTTCGGCGAGGCAGTGGCCCGCATCGCCCATCCCGGACTGCTGGACCGGATCGAGGACTTCTTCGGAACGTTCGACCCCGGCACGGAGCACGGCGGGCCCGGCCTCGACAAGGCGGTTGAGAAGCTCAAGGCCGTCGATGAGGCCCTCGCATCCCTCGTGCAATCAGGCAATCCGAAGCTGGCCAGCGAGAACTTCAAGGCACTGGCCGCCGAAGCCGAGAAGAGCGGCACATCGACGGAAAAGCTCCGCACCCTGCTGCCCCAGTACGCCGAAGCTCTGACAACGGCCGACACGCAGACCAAGCTCGCGGCCAACTCGCAAGGCGCTCTCGGCGACCAGGCGGCGATCACGGCCGACGAGATGGCCGACCAGCGCAGCGAGGCCGAGAAGCTGTCGGACGCCCTCAAGGCGCTGAACGGGGTCGCGATCTCGGCGGCCGAGAACGAGATCGCGTTTCGCGACTCGCTCGCCCAACTCTCGGCAGCCGTCAAGGAGAACGGTCACTCTCTCGATGTCACATCGGAGAAGGGCCGTGCGGTGAAGGGCGCCTTCCTCGACGCCGCCAAGGCCGCCATGACGCACGCCGAGGCGGTCGCAGAGCAGCAGGGCTCCGTCGAGGCGGGCAACGCGGTCCTGGGCGCGAACATCAGCGCTCTGCGGAAGACGATGGACCAGGCTGGGTTCACCGAGAAGCAGATCGACGAGCTGACCGCGGCCTACACACAGCTGCCCATGTCGGCATCGACGACGGTGACGGCTCCGGGTGCGGTGAAGGCGGCGAGGGAAGTCGACAACCTCTACATGGAGGTCGCCGGTCTTCAGCCGGGTAAGACGATCGTCATCAAGGCCCCGACAGGCGAGGCAATCAAGGCACTTCAGGCCGCCGGGTACAACGTCAAGCAGATCCCCAACAGCAAGAACGTAAAGGTCACCGCCCCGACCGCTTCGGCCGTCGCGAACGCCCAGGCGCTGAAACGGGAGCTCGACGCGCTGAAGAGCAAGACCATCAAGGTCCAGACCGTGTTCATCACGAAGTACGGCACCGTCGGGACACCCAAGGGCAGCGGCGGCCGCGAGAACGCCGCAGGCGGCCTGATCCATCGCTACGCGGGCGGCGGCCCCGTCCAGGGCTTTCCCTACGGGGGGCCGGTGTTCGGCCCTGGTAGCTCGACGAGCGACAGCATCCCTTCGTGGCTGTCGAACAACGAGTACGTCATCAGGGCGGCGGCGGTCCGGCACTGGGGCGTAGGCCTATTCGACAGCCTGAATGCGATGAGGATGCCTGCCGGCGCCCTACTGTCCGGCCGCTTGTTCCCTGCCCCGCAGCACGGGCAGACGCCGGGGGGCTCGTCGGGGCAGAGCGTCACCTACAACGTCTACCCGCGCAAGTCGGTCATCGACGCCGCGGATCTCCGGCTCATGCAGAGGCAGGAAGAGGCCCGGTCACGGGTGGGGAGGCCGCGGTAG
- a CDS encoding phage tail domain-containing protein: MPIITRVAPPAPPPVNVPETGFISVTYYDPTGAEWPLTDPSQGWHTLADGVSGLGAALVELTTDPHPRGGSRLRHVQPLARSIVWPLHVSGSTHAEFISRWRALARAFTRTLRDGPGVLEVARPDGSRRHIQVHYQDGFDGQGSRNASSNLYDSAILTLYCEDPYWVDPVAQTVHREYGTPAAFLTPFPTVSSGQLLGSTTVKNPGDVVVWPTWTITGPASLVTFTRTDTGEQFVVNPTAVGHGNLLAGEQVTVRTDPPQVRFQDGSNWTGALNWPAAVLWSLPPGTTPVTFQLDGSGPGSAVDMTFNPRFETA; this comes from the coding sequence ATGCCCATCATCACCCGGGTGGCGCCCCCTGCGCCGCCGCCCGTTAACGTGCCGGAGACCGGATTCATCTCGGTCACCTACTACGACCCCACCGGGGCCGAGTGGCCCCTGACGGACCCGTCGCAGGGCTGGCATACCCTCGCCGACGGCGTCTCCGGACTCGGCGCGGCGCTCGTGGAGCTCACAACCGACCCCCACCCGCGCGGCGGGTCCAGGCTCCGGCACGTGCAACCGCTCGCCCGGTCGATCGTGTGGCCCCTTCACGTCTCTGGCTCGACCCATGCGGAGTTCATCTCTCGCTGGCGGGCGCTGGCCCGGGCGTTCACGCGCACACTCCGCGACGGCCCGGGCGTACTGGAAGTGGCCCGGCCTGACGGGAGCCGCCGTCATATCCAGGTGCACTACCAGGACGGCTTCGACGGACAGGGCAGCCGGAACGCGTCCAGCAACCTGTACGACAGCGCGATCCTCACCCTGTACTGCGAAGACCCGTACTGGGTGGACCCCGTCGCCCAGACCGTGCACCGCGAGTACGGCACGCCGGCAGCATTCCTCACTCCGTTCCCCACGGTCTCGTCCGGCCAGCTCCTGGGCTCCACCACGGTGAAGAACCCGGGCGATGTCGTGGTGTGGCCGACGTGGACCATCACCGGCCCCGCCAGCCTGGTCACCTTCACCCGGACCGACACCGGGGAGCAGTTCGTGGTCAACCCGACAGCGGTAGGCCACGGGAACCTCCTGGCCGGGGAACAGGTCACGGTCCGCACAGACCCGCCGCAGGTGCGCTTCCAGGACGGCTCGAACTGGACCGGGGCCCTGAACTGGCCCGCTGCCGTGCTGTGGTCACTGCCGCCCGGGACCACTCCCGTCACGTTCCAGCTCGACGGTTCCGGCCCCGGGTCGGCCGTGGACATGACCTTCAACCCCCGATTCGAGACGGCCTGA
- a CDS encoding siphovirus ReqiPepy6 Gp37-like family protein yields the protein MSIQLLVTDGALAVQGDPLADWTNLDATVRFNEPGSGTVTLPAHPTTMAQLQPGNRLMVIRDGEIWMTGPMEIPQDFSWSIGGDGEAPPGRVTVSFSDDLARPAGYLTWPAPASSWSAQPNTARQITGTNAETIIRTLVNENCGPSALTARRIPGFALAPAAGVGTTTSVNTRFEGLLAACRRVAIAGGGLGFRTRQMSSQVEFEVYAPVDRTLTARFSPGLGNLRSVQYKQSAPTVTHALVTGSDQATPRAYVEVADTAAASAWWRVEQLVAGTADNNTNGELTQDGTEALASGAAPVELATVTVDTDDLKAGRDFGLGDRVTVALPTGVEVVDLVRSIHLQATPASGEYVTSLVGSPEATSDPAMVRLVRELSRRLGRIEAR from the coding sequence GTGTCAATCCAACTCCTGGTCACCGATGGAGCCCTCGCCGTGCAGGGTGACCCGCTCGCCGACTGGACGAACCTGGACGCCACGGTGCGGTTCAACGAGCCCGGCTCCGGCACGGTCACCCTGCCCGCCCACCCGACCACCATGGCCCAGCTCCAACCCGGCAACCGACTCATGGTCATCCGCGACGGCGAGATCTGGATGACCGGCCCCATGGAGATTCCCCAGGACTTCTCGTGGAGCATCGGCGGGGACGGCGAGGCGCCGCCGGGCCGGGTGACCGTCTCCTTCTCCGACGATCTAGCTCGTCCGGCCGGATACCTGACATGGCCCGCCCCGGCCTCCTCCTGGTCGGCGCAGCCGAACACCGCGAGGCAAATCACCGGCACCAACGCCGAGACGATCATCCGGACGCTCGTGAACGAAAACTGCGGGCCGTCCGCTCTGACCGCGAGGCGGATCCCGGGGTTCGCTCTCGCCCCAGCGGCTGGAGTAGGCACCACGACATCGGTGAACACCCGGTTCGAAGGGCTGCTGGCGGCGTGCCGCCGGGTCGCGATCGCCGGAGGCGGGCTGGGCTTCCGCACCCGCCAGATGAGCAGCCAGGTCGAATTCGAGGTGTACGCGCCGGTCGATCGCACGCTCACCGCGCGGTTCTCTCCCGGCCTGGGGAACCTGCGATCCGTGCAGTACAAGCAGTCAGCTCCGACCGTCACGCACGCTCTGGTCACCGGCTCCGACCAAGCCACACCGCGCGCCTACGTCGAAGTCGCCGACACAGCGGCGGCGTCCGCCTGGTGGCGCGTTGAGCAGCTGGTGGCGGGCACCGCCGACAACAACACGAACGGCGAGCTGACCCAGGACGGGACCGAGGCTCTCGCCTCAGGCGCCGCTCCGGTGGAGCTGGCCACCGTCACCGTCGACACCGACGACCTCAAAGCGGGCCGGGACTTCGGGCTCGGCGACCGCGTCACCGTCGCCCTGCCGACCGGCGTCGAAGTCGTTGACCTGGTGCGCTCCATCCACCTCCAGGCCACCCCGGCCAGCGGCGAGTACGTCACCTCGCTCGTCGGCTCCCCAGAGGCCACGTCCGATCCCGCGATGGTGCGGCTGGTACGCGAGCTGAGCCGCAGGCTCGGCCGAATCGAAGCGAGGTAG
- a CDS encoding SGNH/GDSL hydrolase family protein, translating into MARHKFGGIADYVISVGTANAATLQPGATITCWNQPAGGAQYTDLMATDLVTPITGGELTADSGGSVPEFYGPDGVRSLYLDANGGGGPRRSTAALDMGADLATVESGLDTLESTTLNKVVFTTPGDLLAGTGVGAVTRVGVASNGMTLVADSLLTGGMRWGAHWRRRDLPDQLLADSVSSEVPTITLTGPQATSSIPSAQPLLAPNTGPFLYQGAGSFQFGATFPDTSLYLPTSRYPNTYASGQSNWAVEFATDAAQFEVMFKYISSSTRYRLTVNGRKVTDLAQATGASSAGSRYVLKFDFGSSTPRRIRFDFTTMPFGGIFLPPGATAWKPASQGGRLGILGDSISDGSSQNTGAGIGTWTYKAARLLGCTDVWDQSRGGTGYITPGSYTTFGGRVAGDITPYNVDRLIVWGGYNDNAGSQTSIQTAAETLYATLKDEVIPGGEVYVIGCWSPSGTPAASITNTDNTLKAAAANSGLPFISPITGSVYNAAGTLLDTQGPWITAQVESAYIGADNVHPTDAGHTYLARRIVEALRALMPA; encoded by the coding sequence GTGGCTCGCCACAAGTTCGGCGGCATCGCCGACTACGTGATCTCAGTGGGCACCGCCAACGCGGCCACGCTCCAGCCCGGTGCGACGATCACGTGCTGGAACCAGCCTGCCGGAGGCGCCCAGTACACCGACCTGATGGCGACCGACCTGGTCACCCCAATCACGGGCGGCGAACTTACCGCCGACAGCGGCGGATCAGTGCCCGAGTTCTACGGCCCCGACGGGGTACGCAGCCTCTACCTGGACGCCAACGGCGGGGGCGGCCCGCGGCGATCCACAGCCGCTCTCGACATGGGCGCCGACCTCGCCACCGTAGAATCCGGCCTCGACACGCTGGAATCCACGACGCTGAACAAGGTCGTGTTCACGACCCCGGGCGACCTCCTCGCAGGCACCGGAGTAGGGGCTGTCACCCGGGTCGGCGTCGCCAGCAACGGCATGACACTCGTCGCCGACTCGCTCCTGACGGGCGGGATGCGGTGGGGCGCTCACTGGCGGCGCCGTGATCTCCCCGACCAGCTGCTGGCGGACTCCGTGTCCTCCGAGGTGCCGACGATCACTCTGACCGGGCCGCAGGCGACGTCAAGCATCCCCTCCGCGCAGCCCCTGCTCGCACCGAACACGGGGCCCTTCCTGTACCAGGGCGCGGGCTCGTTCCAGTTCGGTGCGACGTTCCCGGACACCAGCCTGTACCTGCCGACGTCCCGCTACCCCAACACGTACGCCAGCGGACAGTCCAACTGGGCCGTGGAGTTCGCGACCGACGCCGCCCAGTTCGAGGTGATGTTCAAGTACATCAGCTCCTCGACGAGGTACCGGCTCACCGTGAACGGCCGCAAGGTGACGGACCTGGCGCAGGCCACGGGCGCTTCCTCGGCCGGTTCCCGCTACGTGTTGAAGTTCGACTTCGGCAGCTCGACCCCGCGCAGGATCCGGTTCGACTTCACCACCATGCCCTTCGGCGGCATCTTCCTGCCCCCTGGCGCCACCGCCTGGAAACCCGCCTCCCAGGGCGGACGCCTCGGCATCCTCGGCGACAGCATCAGCGACGGATCCTCACAGAACACCGGCGCTGGCATTGGGACCTGGACCTACAAGGCCGCCCGCCTGCTCGGCTGCACCGACGTGTGGGACCAGAGCCGCGGCGGCACCGGTTACATCACCCCCGGCTCCTACACGACATTCGGCGGCCGCGTCGCCGGAGACATCACCCCTTACAACGTCGACCGATTGATCGTCTGGGGCGGCTACAACGACAACGCCGGCTCCCAGACCTCGATCCAGACGGCGGCGGAAACGCTGTACGCGACCCTGAAGGACGAGGTCATACCGGGCGGCGAGGTGTACGTGATCGGCTGCTGGTCGCCCTCCGGCACTCCGGCCGCATCCATCACCAACACCGACAACACCCTCAAGGCGGCCGCCGCCAACTCCGGTCTGCCGTTCATCTCGCCGATCACCGGATCCGTCTACAACGCGGCCGGCACCCTGCTGGACACCCAGGGCCCCTGGATCACCGCGCAGGTCGAGAGCGCCTACATCGGCGCCGACAACGTCCACCCCACCGACGCCGGCCATACCTACCTGGCGCGCCGGATCGTCGAGGCGCTCCGCGCCCTCATGCCCGCCTGA
- a CDS encoding Acb2/Tad1 domain-containing protein, with product MQPDDIAHRFALHPAATPEKRDEHTSVRQACRRLADELNERLPEGREKAIARAGAEDR from the coding sequence ATGCAGCCCGACGACATCGCCCACCGGTTCGCGCTCCACCCCGCAGCCACCCCGGAGAAGCGCGACGAGCACACCAGCGTGCGGCAGGCCTGCCGACGCCTCGCCGACGAACTGAACGAGCGCCTCCCCGAGGGCCGGGAGAAGGCCATCGCCCGAGCCGGAGCGGAGGACCGCTGA